The following proteins come from a genomic window of Bactrocera tryoni isolate S06 chromosome 1, CSIRO_BtryS06_freeze2, whole genome shotgun sequence:
- the LOC120779605 gene encoding retinol dehydrogenase 7, whose translation MYIHENNINKKLYKIIFGMMKNQLWYTLLKTIGYSGKTLMMTPKNVILITGCDSGLGHSLALYCYSLNMTVISACHNVKSEGARLLRNDNDSQRMFTIEVDLLKEDTITCAFQYIKDFLLTNTEYQFTALVNNAGVMCFGEFEWQTSEQFEMQINVNVLGAMRLTKKLLPLIRQHRARIINITSHCGLQALPALSSYAASKAALRFWCDSLRIEMQQYGVDVINFVPGSFVQFSNISARQQEHAKVMFDAFNDEQRQLYSAYFRQFNNYLKVVSGFKSPNQFHDTILLDKFKAALTDSIPQAMYIHEPWRYKIYRFLFRVCPTPIVDLLTVRFCALPTYQNVQKPSLENKKS comes from the exons atgtacatacatgaaaataatataaataaaaaattatataaaataatattcggAATGATGAAAAATCAGCTCTGGTATACTCTCTTAAAGACAATTGGTTATAGTGGTAAAACGCTAATGATGACACCTAAAAATGTGATTCTCATCACAGGCTGTGATTCTGGATTAGG aCATTCATTAGCACTTTATTGCTATTCCTTGAATATGACTGTTATATCGGCTTGTCATAATGTAAAGTCTGAAGGTGCTCGCTTATTAAGAAATGATAACGATTCCCAACGCATGTTCACCATTGAAGTAGATCTGCTCAAGGAGGACACCATTACATGTGCCTTCCAATATATTAAAGACTTTTTACTCACTAATACGGAATACCAATTCACAGCATTAGTAAACAATGCCGGCGTCATGTGTTTCGGTGAATTTGAATGGCAAACTTCAGAGCAATTTGAAATGCAAATCAATGTAAATGTGTTGGGTGCAATGCGTCTCACCAAAAAACTATTACCTTTGATACGGCAGCATCGCGCACGTATAATCAATATCACCAGTCATTGCGGTCTGCAg GCACTTCCGGCGTTAAGCTCATATGCTGCTTCTAAAGCAGCTTTGCGTTTCTGGTGCGATTCACTGCGCATAGAAATGCAACAATATGGCGTAGATGTGATCAACTTCGTTCCTGGATCTTTTGTACAATTTAGCAATATTTCGGCAAGACAACAAGAACACGCAAAGGTGATGTTTGATGCGTTTAATGATGAACAACGCCAACTTTATAGTGCCTATTTTAGGCAATTTAACAACTATCTGAAAGTAGTTTCGGGTTTTAAATCTCCAAATCAATTTCACGACACCATTTTGTTGGATAAATTTAAAGCTGCTTTAACAGATAGCATTCCCCAAGCGATGTATATACATGAGCCCTGGCG ttACAAGATATACCGGTTTCTTTTTCGGGTATGTCCTACACCGATAGTGGATCTGTTAACTGTAAGATTCTGTGCTTTGCCGACTTATCAAAATGTTCAGAAACCTTCTTTAGAGAATAAAAAATcatga
- the LOC120782297 gene encoding zinc finger protein-like 1 homolog isoform X2, translating to MGLCKCPKRQVTNQFCFEHRVNVCENCMVQNHSKCIVQSYLQWLRDSDYVSNCTLCSSTLEQGDCVRLVCYHVFHWDCLNSRQSSLPSNTAPRGHQCPICDTEIFPNFNLVSPVGDALKAHLSQVNWGRNGLGLSLLPKDKSVESSANFKSQGPSTTVSTPTQTAAVSNMTKVHHSVGVERLKDNGLFSEQIMRHENPHSVLLMDAFSLPVEKNVLASSRRPLLPRQSPIGGTDRDENKYKRRTPSEIFSRWSRRFYAPSSRPPWRRTWFLVISGVLAFLVLIYLMALLGRGSDIESIHDSWNDPNPKPDLHYE from the exons ATGGGTCTATGCAAATGTCCAAAACGGCAAGTGACGaatcaattttgttttgaacACCGAGTTAATGTATGTGAAAATTGCATGGTGCAAAACCATTCCAAG TGTATTGTTCAATCATATCTTCAATGGCTGCGCGACAGCGATTACGTCTCCAATTGTACTCTATGCTCTTCAACACTTGAACAGGGTGATTGTGTACGCTTAGTATGTTACC ACGTTTTTCATTGGGATTGCTTGAATTCAAGGCAGTCATCATTGCCTAGTAATACAGCGCCACGTGGTCACCAGTGTCCAATTTGTGATACAGAGATATTTCCGAATTTCAATTTGGTATCACCGGTAGGGGATGCGTTGAAAGCACATTTGTCACAAGTAAATTGGGGACGAAATGGATTGGGCCTTTCTctt TTGCCTAAAGATAAGTCAGTCGAGTCGAGTGCGAATTTTAAAAGTCAAGGTCCATCTACTACAGTTTCTACACCTACACAGACTGCAGCAGTTAGTAATATGACCAAAGTTCATCATTCCGTAGGTGTGGAGCGTTTAAAGGATAATGGACTATTTTCCGAGCAAATTATGCGTCATGAGAATCCCCATTCTGTTCTGTTAATGGACGCATTTAGTTTACcagttgaaaaaaatgttcttg CTAGTAGCAGACGTCCTTTACTGCCCCGTCAGTCGCCCATTGGTGGCACTGATCGTgatgaaaacaaatataaacGGCGCACAccttcagaaatattttcacgTTGGTCACGTCGTTTCTATGCGCCCTCTTCTCGTCCACCCTGGCGTCGTACTTGGTTTCTGGTAATAAGTGGTGTATTAGCATTTTTAGTACTCATATATTTGATGGCACTTCTTGGACGTGGCAGTGACATTGAATCTATCCATGATAGTTGGAATGATCCAAATCCTAAGCCAGATCTTcattatgaataa
- the LOC120782297 gene encoding zinc finger protein-like 1 homolog isoform X1, producing MGLCKCPKRQVTNQFCFEHRVNVCENCMVQNHSKCIVQSYLQWLRDSDYVSNCTLCSSTLEQGDCVRLSMYFNLVADVFHWDCLNSRQSSLPSNTAPRGHQCPICDTEIFPNFNLVSPVGDALKAHLSQVNWGRNGLGLSLLPKDKSVESSANFKSQGPSTTVSTPTQTAAVSNMTKVHHSVGVERLKDNGLFSEQIMRHENPHSVLLMDAFSLPVEKNVLASSRRPLLPRQSPIGGTDRDENKYKRRTPSEIFSRWSRRFYAPSSRPPWRRTWFLVISGVLAFLVLIYLMALLGRGSDIESIHDSWNDPNPKPDLHYE from the exons ATGGGTCTATGCAAATGTCCAAAACGGCAAGTGACGaatcaattttgttttgaacACCGAGTTAATGTATGTGAAAATTGCATGGTGCAAAACCATTCCAAG TGTATTGTTCAATCATATCTTCAATGGCTGCGCGACAGCGATTACGTCTCCAATTGTACTCTATGCTCTTCAACACTTGAACAGGGTGATTGTGTACGCTTA TCTATGTACTTTAATTTGGTTGCAGACGTTTTTCATTGGGATTGCTTGAATTCAAGGCAGTCATCATTGCCTAGTAATACAGCGCCACGTGGTCACCAGTGTCCAATTTGTGATACAGAGATATTTCCGAATTTCAATTTGGTATCACCGGTAGGGGATGCGTTGAAAGCACATTTGTCACAAGTAAATTGGGGACGAAATGGATTGGGCCTTTCTctt TTGCCTAAAGATAAGTCAGTCGAGTCGAGTGCGAATTTTAAAAGTCAAGGTCCATCTACTACAGTTTCTACACCTACACAGACTGCAGCAGTTAGTAATATGACCAAAGTTCATCATTCCGTAGGTGTGGAGCGTTTAAAGGATAATGGACTATTTTCCGAGCAAATTATGCGTCATGAGAATCCCCATTCTGTTCTGTTAATGGACGCATTTAGTTTACcagttgaaaaaaatgttcttg CTAGTAGCAGACGTCCTTTACTGCCCCGTCAGTCGCCCATTGGTGGCACTGATCGTgatgaaaacaaatataaacGGCGCACAccttcagaaatattttcacgTTGGTCACGTCGTTTCTATGCGCCCTCTTCTCGTCCACCCTGGCGTCGTACTTGGTTTCTGGTAATAAGTGGTGTATTAGCATTTTTAGTACTCATATATTTGATGGCACTTCTTGGACGTGGCAGTGACATTGAATCTATCCATGATAGTTGGAATGATCCAAATCCTAAGCCAGATCTTcattatgaataa
- the LOC120782298 gene encoding probable DNA-directed RNA polymerase III subunit RPC6 gives MAANDISDAILVIIQRVASGASNDDLVKGLPEVTAQARMESLNKLLQQGAIELLKKGEKLIYRAKDPKKSALPKDADNEERIIYGIIEEGGNKGIWIRDIRMQSNLNMTHLNKILKNLETKKLIKAVKSVNASKKKVYMLYNLEPDRSVTGGAWYQDQDFEAEFVDVLNQQCLRFLQMTRENAEKKREGPLALKRLSCCSVKEVHKFISDLGISKVHLDEDDLETILKTVVYDGNAERMMMPDGSFVYRAINSPLFAPGLVQIPCGICPVIRNCSKCGDVTPNKCIYMTDWLD, from the exons ATGGCTGCCAATGATATATCCGATGCAATATTGGTTATAATTCAAAGAGTTGCATCTGGAGCTTCAAATGATGATCTGGTTAAGGGATTACCAGAGGTTACAGCGCAAGCTCGAATGGAAAGTTTGAATAAATTGTTGCAACAGGGCGCTATTGAATTGCTTAAAAAAGGGGAAAAGCTCATATATCGTGCTAAAGATCCGAAAAAGAGTGCATTACCCAAAGATGCCGATAATGAGGAACGAATAATTTATGGTATAATTGAAGAAGGCGGAAATAAAGGCATTTGGATTCGTGATATACGCATGCAATCAAACCTTAACATGactcatttgaataaaattttgaaaaatttggagACCAAAAAACTGATTAAAGCAGTCAAATCCGTAAAT GCTAGTAAAAAAAAGGTATACATGCTGTACAATTTAGAACCAGACCGCTCAGTAACTGGCGGGGCTTGGTATCAAGATCAAGACTTTGAGGCTGAATTTGTAGACGTCCTTAATCAGCAATGCCTAAGATTTTTACAAATGACCCgtgaaaatgcagaaaaaaaacGGGAAGGTCCATTGGCACTTAAACGGCTATCTTGCTGTTCCGTAAAGGAAGttcataaatttatatcagACTTGGGTATAAGTAAA GTTCATTTAGATGAAGATGATTTAGAAACTATATTAAAAACTGTCGTTTATGATGGCAATGCAGAGCGTATGATGATGCCCGATGGTTCTTTTGTTTATCGCGCCATTAATTCACCACTTTTTGCCCCCGGCCTTGTACAAATACCTTGTGGGATATGTCCCGTTATCAGAAATTGCTCAAAATGTGGGGATGTAACaccaaataaatgtatttatatgacAGATTGGTtggattaa
- the LOC120782300 gene encoding uncharacterized protein LOC120782300, with the protein MEITRESAIDDEDFRKIADNNFQRIRNKSAKIGYADGVSDGKKETFQIAFNKGYSDGLRTGFELEKYNVMRFL; encoded by the exons ATGGAAATTACCCGTGAATCTGCTATAGATGATGAGGATTTTAGAAAGATTGCCGATAATAATTTCCAAAGAATCCGCAACAAATCAGCCAAA ATTGGGTATGCCGATGGTGTGTCAGATGGAAAGAAAGAAACATTTCAAATAGCTTTTAACAAAGGATACTCAGATGGATTGCGAACAGGTTTCGAATTAGAGAAATATAATGTAATGCGCTTTCTctaa
- the LOC120782296 gene encoding 26S proteasome regulatory subunit 4, whose amino-acid sequence MGQNQSAQGGSGDKKDDKDKKKKYEPPIPTRVGKKKRRAKGPDAAMKLPLVTPHTRCRLKLLKLERIKDYLMMEDEFIRNQERLKPQDEKNEEERSKVDDLRGTPMSVGNLEEIIDDNHAIVSTSVGSEHYVSILSFVDKDQLEPGCSVLLNHKVHAVVGVLSDDTDPMVTVMKLEKAPQETYADIGGLDTQIQEIKESVELPLTHPEYYEEMGIKPPKGVILYGPPGTGKTLLAKAVANQTSATFLRVVGSELIQKYLGDGPKLVRELFRVAEEHAPSIVFIDEIDAVGTKRYDSNSGGEREIQRTMLELLNQLDGFDSRGDVKVIMATNRIETLDPALIRPGRIDRKIEFPLPDEKTKRRIFTIHTSRMTLAEDVNLNELIMAKDDLSGADIKAICTEAGLMALRERRMKVTNEDFKKSKESVLYRKKEGTVEGLYL is encoded by the exons ATG GGTCAAAACCAATCCGCCCAAGGTGGCTCAGGAGATAAGAAGGATGACAAGgataagaaaaagaaatacGAACCCCCAATACCTACACGAGTAGGAAAGAAAAAGAGACGAGCGAAGGGCCCTGATGCCGCAATGAAATTACCATTAGTAACTCCACATACCCGATGCCGTCTTAAACTTTTGAAGCTAGAGCGAATTAAGGATTACCTAATGATGGAAGATGAATTCATACGCAATCAAGAACGACTGAAGCCACAAGATGAAAAGAACGAAGAAGAACGTTCGAAGGTCGATGATCTTCGTGGTACACCCATGTCAGTTGGAAACCTTGAGGAGATTATCGACGATAATCATGCTATCGTTTCGACGTCAGTGGGTTCAGAACATTACGTTAGTATCTTGTCATTTGTGGACAAAGATCAGTTGGAACCAGGATGCTCAGTGTTGTTAAACCATAAAGTTCATGCAGTAGTCGGTGTTCTTAGTGATGACACTGATCCAATGGTAACAGTTATGAAACTTGAAAAGGCGCCCCAAGAAACGTATGCCGACATTGGCGGTTTAGATACACAAATACAGGAAATAAAGGAGTCTGTCGAATTGCCATTAACTCATCCAGAATATTATGAGGAAATGGGTATTAAGCCACCCAAAGGTGTTATCTTATATGGTCCCCCAGGGACTGGCAAAACATTGCTTGCCAAAGCAGTAGCCAATCAGACCTCTGCGACTTTTTTGCGAGTTGTGGGTTCTGAGTTGATCCAAAAATATCTGGGAGATGGTCCCAAATTGGTACGTGAGCTTTTCCGAGTTGCTGAAGAGCATGCACCTTCTATAGTTTTCATAGACGAAATTGATGCTGTTGGTACAAAACGATATGATTCAAACTCTGGTGGTGAAAGAGAAATTCAGCGTACTATGTTGGAATTGCTCAATCAGCTGGATGGGTTTGATTCAAGGGGCGACGTTAAG GTTATTATGGCAACAAACCGTATTGAGACGTTAGACCCTGCTCTCATACGTCCTGGTCGTATTGATCGTAAAATTGAGTTCCCACTTCCTGATGAAAAAACGAAGCGTCGAATATTTACGATTCACACATCTCGTATGACTTTGGCAGAAGATGTTAATCTGAATGAGCTAATTATGGCTAAGGATGATCTATCCGGAGCGGATATTAAAGCCATATGCACAGAAGCGGGTTTAATGGCACTACGTGAACGACGTATGAAGGTTACTAATGAGGACTTCAAAAAATCCAAGGAGAGTGTTTTATATCGAAAGAAAGAAGGAACAGTCGAAGGATTGTATTTATAA
- the LOC120782299 gene encoding signal recognition particle 14 kDa protein: MVLLDNSSFIIRLEKFANAAKKDSSFSVTFKRYNGQNRPKPREGRSELPEPEVYLCLMRAQSKSKKISTIVRQEDVPRMINMYGQFMKSNMDGLKRVKKAKSKSKAAKG; this comes from the exons ATGGTTTTACTAGACAATTCCTCG TTTATAATCCGGCTTGAAAAATTTGCTAATGCTGCGAAGAAGGACTCTTCTTTTTCCGTAACATTCAAGCGCT ATAATGGTCAAAATAGGCCGAAACCTCGAGAGGGACGATCAGAACTCCCGGAACCTGAAGTATATTTGTGTCTTATGCGTGCACAGTCGaaatcaaaaaaa atATCTACTATAGTGCGGCAAGAGGATGTACCCAGAATGATTAATATGTATGGACAATTCATGAAAAGCAACATGGATGGTCTGAAGCGTGTTAAAAAAGCGAAGAGCAAGTCAAAGGCGGCAAAAGGATAA